In Gammaproteobacteria bacterium, the following proteins share a genomic window:
- a CDS encoding heavy metal response regulator transcription factor, with the protein MRLPFKGQRAVTLPIFRVSTRGCDERSHDHIFDINGAGGLVGLADLFRLNYVSCACHQCVNAPGAVRIVRRACKCAYLIVEDESKTAAYLQKGLRENGFVVDVTNQGEDGLYLAQTRDYDLVILDVMLPERDGWSIISEIRRSGRKLPVLFLTARDSVQDRVKGLDLGADDYLVKPFAFSELLARVRTVLRRGPIRQSEILVIADLELDFPRSRVTRAGHRISLTAKEFLLLSLLARHVGEVLSRTSITEQVWDMNFDSDTNVVDVAVRRLRRKIDEPFDKKLIHTVRGRGYVLEDR; encoded by the coding sequence ATGAGGTTGCCATTTAAAGGCCAGCGAGCCGTGACGCTGCCAATCTTTAGGGTGTCTACGAGGGGATGTGATGAAAGATCGCATGATCACATTTTTGATATCAATGGCGCTGGCGGCCTTGTTGGTCTGGCTGATCTTTTTCGCCTCAACTATGTTAGCTGCGCCTGCCATCAATGCGTAAATGCGCCGGGAGCGGTTCGCATTGTTAGAAGGGCATGCAAATGTGCGTATCTGATCGTAGAGGATGAATCTAAAACGGCGGCATACCTGCAAAAAGGGCTACGTGAAAACGGCTTTGTCGTCGATGTTACCAATCAGGGTGAAGATGGCCTCTATTTGGCGCAGACGCGGGACTATGACCTGGTTATCTTAGATGTCATGCTTCCCGAACGCGATGGCTGGTCAATTATCAGTGAGATAAGACGCAGTGGCAGAAAACTCCCTGTGCTCTTTTTGACCGCGCGCGATTCAGTCCAGGATCGGGTTAAAGGTCTTGATCTGGGGGCGGACGACTACCTGGTGAAGCCTTTCGCGTTCTCTGAACTGCTCGCCCGAGTTCGCACTGTTCTGCGACGTGGGCCTATCCGACAATCCGAAATACTTGTTATCGCGGACCTGGAACTCGATTTTCCGCGGAGCAGAGTCACGCGGGCCGGACATCGTATCAGTCTCACAGCCAAGGAATTTCTGCTGCTATCACTTCTCGCGCGCCATGTTGGAGAGGTTCTATCCCGCACATCGATTACGGAACAGGTTTGGGATATGAACTTCGACAGCGACACCAACGTGGTCGACGTCGCGGTCCGCCGGCTGCGCAGAAAGATTGATGAGCCATTCGATAAGAAGTTAATTCATACCGTTCGTGGGCGCGGTTATGTTCTCGAAGACCGCTGA
- a CDS encoding efflux RND transporter periplasmic adaptor subunit, producing the protein MKSKRLDLVIMSGKGKLWRAMILVLILPALTLSACGKADQAEEGTSAVANPEGVNQKPAQPQEKLLNLDADEARKAGIKVEKLQWRKKNDQITVTATIEPNQNRLVRIAPRASGRITEVKADFGDSARQGQTLALLNSIELGGALSVYFQAQSDFELAEANLERAKRLLKDQIIPQMDYLRARAIFANSETTLRAAVDKLRMLDVDPASAAADDSSLAVFPVVAPFAGTVIAKTAVTGGLARADQALFTVADLSTLWIEADLVEKDLSEAKIGALSTVSVAAYPNERFEGRLTYISSTMNPQSRTVKARVEAPNPDGKLKPGMFAIVAIDTGAGGKALMVPEVAVTLMQDTPTVFVAEKDGFAPRPVEVGARFAGKAVIKSGLAAGERVVMSGAYSLKARILKSQIGETD; encoded by the coding sequence ATGAAAAGCAAGCGGCTGGATCTGGTCATCATGAGCGGGAAGGGCAAACTATGGCGGGCGATGATCTTAGTCCTGATCCTGCCGGCGTTGACATTAAGCGCATGTGGTAAGGCAGACCAAGCGGAGGAAGGGACAAGTGCTGTTGCAAACCCTGAGGGGGTGAACCAAAAACCCGCGCAACCGCAGGAAAAACTCTTAAATCTCGATGCTGACGAGGCTCGGAAGGCGGGTATTAAAGTAGAAAAACTGCAATGGCGGAAAAAAAACGATCAGATTACGGTCACGGCCACAATCGAGCCCAACCAGAATAGGCTAGTGCGCATAGCGCCGCGCGCTTCCGGCAGAATCACAGAGGTCAAAGCGGATTTCGGAGATAGCGCGCGGCAAGGACAAACACTGGCCCTGCTAAACAGCATCGAACTGGGCGGCGCACTTTCGGTTTATTTTCAGGCGCAAAGCGACTTTGAATTGGCTGAGGCTAATCTCGAGCGTGCTAAGAGATTGTTGAAGGACCAAATTATCCCGCAAATGGACTATTTGCGCGCCCGCGCCATTTTTGCGAACTCTGAGACCACGCTGCGAGCTGCGGTTGACAAGTTGCGTATGCTTGACGTCGATCCGGCGAGCGCTGCCGCTGATGATAGTTCGCTTGCGGTCTTTCCGGTGGTTGCGCCTTTCGCGGGAACGGTCATCGCAAAGACGGCCGTGACCGGCGGACTAGCACGAGCCGATCAAGCGCTGTTCACCGTGGCCGATTTATCGACCTTATGGATCGAGGCCGACTTAGTCGAGAAAGACCTGAGCGAGGCAAAAATCGGCGCGCTCTCGACCGTCAGCGTTGCCGCGTATCCCAACGAACGCTTTGAAGGGCGTCTCACTTATATCAGCAGCACGATGAACCCACAATCGCGCACCGTAAAGGCGCGGGTGGAGGCGCCGAATCCCGACGGAAAACTGAAACCGGGCATGTTCGCCATAGTTGCCATCGACACCGGTGCGGGTGGCAAGGCCCTCATGGTTCCAGAAGTTGCTGTGACGTTGATGCAGGATACGCCCACAGTGTTTGTTGCGGAAAAAGACGGCTTTGCGCCACGCCCCGTCGAGGTCGGTGCGCGGTTTGCCGGCAAGGCCGTCATCAAATCCGGGCTGGCGGCGGGCGAAAGAGTAGTGATGAGCGGCGCCTACAGTCTTAAAGCGCGCATCTTGAAATCGCAGATCGGCGAAACCGATTGA